From one Solea solea chromosome 15, fSolSol10.1, whole genome shotgun sequence genomic stretch:
- the LOC131474286 gene encoding uncharacterized protein LOC131474286, producing MLQTDPVQPISPFKCHNCNNNQLSTETDKPNLKGFFDQFDQTLIILEDYLFFIQYIFDTCSAFLFQINAEFMRITTVPLETKFLAQLDKHMSKLLDVIRSKGGRVQEQTKRTLQVLDETVDITIRRECILKSLMIYLGEPVHHLIKEYQENEADELEQATMAIVVSGQEDIKIVIDGIEVLKEVPTTAAAVAMFFGLTYALKLKYPKNLQHTLEFVQKVLMELGGKNMSPKVHRLSTLLYNPE from the exons atgctacaaacggatccggtccagcctattTCACCATTCAAGTGCCACAACTGCAACAACAATCAACTTTCTACTGAGACAGACAAACCCAACTTAAAGGGTTTTTTCGATCAGTTTGATCAAACCTTAATTATTTTGGAAgattatttgttctttattcaATACATATTTGATACTTGCTCTGCTTTCCTTTTCCAGATCAACGCTGAGTTTATGCGAATTACAACAGTTCCCTTGGAGACAAAGTTCTTGGCGCAGTTGGACAAGCACATGTCCAAACTGCTGGATGTCATCAGGAGCAAGGGAGGACGTGTGCAAGAACAGACCAAGAGGACCTTGCAGGTTTTAGATGAG ACTGTGGACATCACAATAAGAAGAGAGTGCATCCTTAAATCTTTGATGATCTACCTGGGTGAACCTGTTCATCACCTCATCAAAGAATACCAG GAAAATGAAGCTGACGAACTGGAGCAGGCAACGATGGCTATCGTTGTCAGTGGACAAGAGGACATTAAAATAGTCATCGATGGAATAGAGGTCCTGAAAGAGGTGCCCACAACTGCTGCGGCTGTTGCAATGTTCTTCGGGCTCACCTACGCACTCAAACTAAAATATCCGAAAAATTTGCAGCACACCCTTGAATTTGTGCAAAAAGTCCTGATGGAGCTTGGTGGAAAAAATATGTCCCCAAAAGTTCATAGGCTGAGCACCCTGCTTTACAACCCAGAGTAG